The following DNA comes from Triticum aestivum cultivar Chinese Spring chromosome 3D, IWGSC CS RefSeq v2.1, whole genome shotgun sequence.
cacgtcaccgcatgcatgcatgtcggaatctttttggattttcagttttttaaatgttttatctcttaaatgaaaaatccgattgaagatccgttttcaccattaaatccctcgcgacgagatcttcaaaactagatctcatatcaatatatttcgatgaTTTTTtaggttaaaagttgccatgtctattacatatgaattgccatgatgcttacactgaagttgccatgatatgtttcagctattttcatctacatttaaaagtaaattttcacttattataaaacgagaaattaagaaactagacttgccatgaaccataaactgaAATTATCATGacacatgcacttaaaattgtcatgattcatacaaaaaataattttcatggtcagaGTACTGGAATTGTCATcataaaaaaaactaaaattgtCATGCTCTACAAACTAAAGTTGTCACATgtcaactttagtttaagcactatggcaactatagtgtaaacatcatgacaacttttgggcaaaaaaaatttcatcgaaacatatcaacatggggtctagttaaGATCTCGTCGAggtggatttaatggtgaaaacggatttttaattcaaTTTTTTAATTAGAAGATAAAAACACTTTAAACCGAAACCAAAAAGATTCCTGCTGATAtcatctgttcatacgtggcaaaatgagtgatgATGAAGGCGTGTAGGCGATGTgcaagatgccacacgtgtgggcttTAGTTTTTTCAAAACATTTCCGTCTGACAAACGTGTGAACGGAAGGATAGAAATCTGCAACTCATTCTTTCTCTCCTTCCTCTGCGTTGACGCAGTTTGGGCCCTGGAACTCCGAGGAGAGCCGCCGCGCTGCGCCGGTGGATGCTACGCCGAGTTCCCAGCCAGCTCGCCGCCGTAAACCTCACCTTCCCCGCGACAGCCAACCACGCCCGCGTTTCCCACCCGGGCCTTCACGTAGCCATAGCACTGTTCCACCATGCGCCCGCCGAGGGCGAGGgcggcgcccgccacctgctcgacggAATGCCCCACGGAACACGGGCCAGCTCCATCGTGCGCGCGCTCAGGGACGGCGCGAGCCCCGCCGCGGACACCGTCGCCGCCCTCCACTGCGCGTCCCTCAAGTCCGGCGCGGTGCTGGACCCGCCGGTGCGCACCTCGCTCCTCACGGCCTACGCCAGGAGGAGGGGCGACGCGTGTGCCGCCCTGGCGCTGTTCGACGAGGCCGCCCGCCCGGACGTGATCCTGTGGAACGCCGCGCTCGATGCTCTGACCCGGAGCTGCCGTCTCGGCGACGCTGTGGCTCTGTTCCGGCGGATGGCGTGCGTGCTCGGGGCGTTCGATTCGGCCACCGTGGTCATCATGCTGTCGGGGGCGTCGCGCGCCAGAGGCATGGACCTTGGGACGGCGCTCCATGCCACGGCCGTGAAGAGACTCCTCGACACCGACCTGAACCTTCAGAATGCTCTTGTGGACATGTACGCGAAGTGTGGGCGTTTCTGCGCTTCGGAGGCTGTGTTTTGGAGGATGCCGTGTTGGGACACCACCTCATGGAATTCTATGATAGGTGGAAGCGCGTTCGATGGACTTTTTGAAGTTTCGGCTTGTTGCTTCAGGGAGATGATCCGTTTGGGGGTTCAGGCAGATGAGGTCACTCTGTCTTCTGTCCTTGCAGCATCTTCTCGCACGGATGGTCTTTTTTCCTTTGGGAGGTCTGTCCATGGCTGTGTTGTCAAGCTTGGTTATGACGACACTGCATCTTGCTCGGTGGCGAATTCTCTTATAACATTTTATTCAGCCCTTGGATTTACCGAGGACGCAGGGAATGTCTTTGCAGGCATTTTGAGTAAAACTTTGGTATCATGGAATGCTATGATCAAGGGATTGGTGGAGAATGAAAAGGTCAGCGAAGCCCTCTTTGTTTTCCAAGAAATGATATCAGGGTACCAGCCAGATCGTGCCACTTTGGTGACTGTAATTTCTGGCTGTGCTGATCAAGGACTACTCTGTGAAGGGAAAGAAATCCACGGATACATAGTCAGAAAAGGCCTTCTGCATGAGGAGTCTTCTGTAGGAAATAGCTTACTTGGCTTATATATGAAATGTCATGACTCATTTACTGCTAAGCTTTTGTTCAGCACAATGCCAGTAAGAGACCTGATCTCATGGAACACAATGCTTTCTGGTTACTCAAGAGATGTCTCACTGGGAGTAGAGGCTCAAGCTATGTTCAAACAGCTGCTTTCTGAAGGTTTAAAGTGCACTTTGACCACTATACTTGCTGTTCTACCTTCATGCTCTTGTCCAGAAGACCTTAGTTTTGGCAAAGGAGTTCACTCTGTTATCCTGAAGTATGGATTTGTGAGTGCAGTTTCAGTTGTTAATGCGTTGATGCACATGTACATATGCTGCGGGGACACACTGGCTGCTTTCGCACTGTTGAAAAGAATAATGTTGTTTTCAGATATTATTTCATGGAATACAGCCATAGTAGGCTGTGTACAGAATGGACTACATGGTGACGCCTTGGAAGCCTTTCAGCTCATGCATTCATGTTTGCCAGTAAATCCTGACAGCATTACACTAGTTAGTGTTTTATCAGCATGTGGAACTCTTAAACTGCACTCCCTAGGAAAGTCCATCCACTGCATGTCACTGAAGCACTTGCTTGCATGCAATTTGAGGGTGAAGAATGCCCTGTTAACCATGTATTTCCGGTTTGCAGATACTGAAAGTGCCGAGTCAATCTTCTATAGTCCGGGAGATATAAATTTGTGCTCCTGGAATTGTATGATCTCTGGCTTTGCACAGAATAACGAtggctggagagcattgcagttctATCAGAAGATGGAAGACTTTGTGCCTGATGAAATGTGTACAGTCAGTATCATCTGTGCTTGCACTCAACTAGGGGATCTTAGATATGGAAAGAGCATACATGGGCATGTGGTCAGGTCTGATCTTCAAAATAATGTTTTTGTTTCAGCATCGCTAGTTGATATGTACAGTAAGTGTGGAAGACTCGACGTTGCTGCCAGAGTATTTGAATCCTCTGCTGAAAAATCAGTTGCTTGCTGGAACTCCATGATATCAGCTTTAGGATTTCATGGGCATGGGTTGCGATCAATAGAACTTTTCTGCAAGATGATTCAGTCTGGGATGACAACCACGAGAAGTACTTTTATTGCTCTTTTGTCAGCTTGCAGTCACTCTGGACTCACTGATGAAGGATGGGAGTATTACCACCTTATGTCAGAGAAATTTGGGATTACTCCAACAGCCGAACACCATGTATGCATCGTAGACATGCTTGGACGTGCTGGTCGGCTGCAGGAAGCACATAAATTTGTGGAGAGTTTACCATCCAAGGAAGCACATGGAGTTTGGGGTGCACTGTTAAGTGCTTGCAGTAACAAGGCTGAAGTCAAGATGGGTGAGTCCATCGCAAAGCATTTGCTCTGCCTGGAGCCTGACAACAGTGGTTATTATGTGACAATTTCTAACCTGTATGCAAATCAAGACATGTGGGATGGTGCAGTCAAGGTTAGGGACATTTTGCAAGGTAAAGGATTGATGAAGCCCCATGGTCACAGTATTGTTGGATAAAGGGTGGCAAAGGAACGATGGAAGCTATGCTGTCCAAGAA
Coding sequences within:
- the LOC123080590 gene encoding pentatricopeptide repeat-containing protein At4g19220, mitochondrial → MLRRVPSQLAAVNLTFPATANHARVSHPGLHVAIALFHHAPAEGEGGARHLLDGMPHGTRASSIVRALRDGASPAADTVAALHCASLKSGAVLDPPVRTSLLTAYARRRGDACAALALFDEAARPDVILWNAALDALTRSCRLGDAVALFRRMACVLGAFDSATVVIMLSGASRARGMDLGTALHATAVKRLLDTDLNLQNALVDMYAKCGRFCASEAVFWRMPCWDTTSWNSMIGGSAFDGLFEVSACCFREMIRLGVQADEVTLSSVLAASSRTDGLFSFGRSVHGCVVKLGYDDTASCSVANSLITFYSALGFTEDAGNVFAGILSKTLVSWNAMIKGLVENEKVSEALFVFQEMISGYQPDRATLVTVISGCADQGLLCEGKEIHGYIVRKGLLHEESSVGNSLLGLYMKCHDSFTAKLLFSTMPVRDLISWNTMLSGYSRDVSLGVEAQAMFKQLLSEGLKCTLTTILAVLPSCSCPEDLSFGKGVHSVILKYGFVSAVSVVNALMHMYICCGDTLAAFALLKRIMLFSDIISWNTAIVGCVQNGLHGDALEAFQLMHSCLPVNPDSITLVSVLSACGTLKLHSLGKSIHCMSLKHLLACNLRVKNALLTMYFRFADTESAESIFYSPGDINLCSWNCMISGFAQNNDGWRALQFYQKMEDFVPDEMCTVSIICACTQLGDLRYGKSIHGHVVRSDLQNNVFVSASLVDMYSKCGRLDVAARVFESSAEKSVACWNSMISALGFHGHGLRSIELFCKMIQSGMTTTRSTFIALLSACSHSGLTDEGWEYYHLMSEKFGITPTAEHHVCIVDMLGRAGRLQEAHKFVESLPSKEAHGVWGALLSACSNKAEVKMGESIAKHLLCLEPDNSGYYVTISNLYANQDMWDGAVKVRDILQGKGLMKPHGHSIVG